Proteins encoded within one genomic window of Scheffersomyces stipitis CBS 6054 chromosome 3, complete sequence:
- a CDS encoding predicted protein, translating to MKEAAEEPAPSASTNETILKEIDQSFSLLSKAGSSYDNRYISKVFRDLGPLRRKIRAADDVLPSVVAKLYPSAHTNKVYLLEALGAEENADEMEVDSTSSNSVNSTNAETPEAELYVHLLVQVYLLDTNQLAKADTLNANIIQLMKLYNRRSLDFIQAKIWFFIARTKELLGDLVTIRPELLSSLRTATLRHDTETTASIITLLLRNYLLSHDISQAANLVEKTEFPENAGNALVARYYYYLARINSIQLDYSTAHECVIAAIRKAPQTHLANGFIQSASKLRILIELLMGDIPELKVFHKQAGSFEPYFYVTQAVKLGDLKLFGQVLNKYETVFKRDDNFTLVSRLRQNVIKTGIRIISLSYSKISLKDICIKLHLDSEESTEYIVSKAIRDGVIEATINHQKGFMQSKELLDVYSTKLPQNEFDQRIKFCLSLHNDSVKSMRYPNDSDDKADAVKNESKEDEMDIMRAIEEGDLDDFLD from the exons ATGAAAGAAGCTGCTGAGGAGCCAGCGCCCTCTGCCTCGACAAATGAAACCATTctcaaagaaatcgacCAATCctttctgttgttgtccAAAGCTGGCTCATCCTACGACAACAGATACATATCCAAAGTGTTCCGTGACTTGGGACCGTTGAGACGGAAGATTCGTGCCGCAGACGACGTGTTGCCTTCTGTTGTCGCCAAATTGTACCCATCGGCTCATACCAATAAGGTGTATTTGCTTGAAGCACTtggagcagaagaaaat GCCGACGAAATGGAGGTCGAttcgacttcttccaactcaGTCAATTCTACCAATGCTGAGACTCCAGAAGCGGAACTCTATGTGCATTTGCTAGTACAAGTGTATCTCTTGGATACCAACCAATTGGCCAAAGCCGATACGCTCAATGCTAATATCATCCAGTTGATGAAGCTCTACAATAGAAGATCGCTTGACTTTATCCAGGCCAAGATATGGTTCTTTATTGCCAGAACCAAGGAGCTTCTTGGTGACTTGGTTACGATACGTCCCGAGCTCTTATCGTCTTTGAGAACTGCCACTTTGAGACACGACACCGAAACAACCGCATCCATAATAACCCTCTTGTTACGGAACTATTTGTTGTCTCACGACATTTCTCAAGCTGCTAATTTAGTAGAAAAGACAGAGTTTCCCGAAAATGCTGGAAATGCTCTTGTAGCTAGATACTACTACTATTTAGCTCGAATTAACTCCATCCAATTGGACTATTCCACAGCCCACGAATGTGTCATTGCTGCCATCAGAAAGGCGCCACAGACCCATTTGGCCAACGGATTCATCCAGAGCGCAAGCAAGTTGCGGATCTTGATCGAATTGTTGATGGGAGACATTCCTGAGTTGAAAGTTTTCCATAAGCAAGCAGGATCTTTTGAGCCATATTTCTATGTGACCCAGGCCGTGAAATTGGGtgatttgaaattgtttgGTCAAGTTTTGAACAAGTACGAAACTGTATTCAAACGCGATGATAATTTTACATTGGTCTCGAGATTACGTCAGAACGTCATAAAAACAGGCATCAGAATTATCTCATTGTCCTACTCCAAGATTCTGTTAAAGGATATCTGTATCAAGTTGCACTTGGACTCGGAAGAACTGACAGAATACATCGTATCCAAAGCGATCAGAGACGGAGTTATAGAAGCCACTATCAACCACCAGAAAGGGTTTATGCAATCCAAGGAGTTATTGGACGTCTACTCGACTAAGTTGCCTCAGAACGAGTTTGACCAGAGAATCAAGTTCTGCTTATCTTTACACAATGATAGCGTCAAGTCGATGAGATATCCTAATGATAGTGATGATAAGGCAGATGCGGTTAAGAATGAGTCAAAGGAAGATGAGATGGACATAATGAGAGCCATTGAAGAGGGTGACTTGGacgacttcttggactAG
- a CDS encoding predicted protein, producing the protein MVASTLDSSIAPSLPTAPKPVPVFTFNLKLAGEPSSIFVSKEQDKALSLATIADGEIRTVENELGLEFDVSGITGFDDLNARPSVNAATLDCKLYGKTGSGAGVYVRYGGVVQFLEPSLLVMSNQKPTSEFDESYVTCNPTFTFDSNVEEKYQWVLRENFFGKGRFVRDSAGVLHVQYFIYVFR; encoded by the coding sequence ATGGTCGCCTCTACCCTTGACTCCTCAATTGCCCCTCTGCTTCCTACTGCTCCCAAACCGGTACCAGTATTTACTTTCAACTTAAAACTTGCCGGTGAGCCTAGCCTGATATTTGTCTCAAAAGAGCAAGACAAGGCTTTGTCTTTAGCTACAATTGCTGATGGTGAAATCAGAACTGTTGAAAACGAGTTAGGTTTGGAATTCGACGTCAGTGGTATCACAGGATTTGACGACTTGAATGCGAGACCTTCAGTCAATGCTGCAACCTTGGATTGTAAGTTGTATGGTAAGACTGGATCGGGAGCTGGTGTCTACGTCAGATATGGAGGTGTGGTTCAGTTTTTGGAACCATCTCTTCTAGTCATGTCAAACCAAAAGCCAACTTCGGAGTTCGATGAATCGTACGTCACCTGCAACCCAACCTTCACCTTCGATCtgaatgttgaagaaaaatatCAATGGGTCTTGAGAGAGAATTTCTTTGGTAAGGGACGTTTTGTTAGAGACTCTGCTGGTGTTCTTCACGTTCAATACTTTATATACGTTTTCCGTTAA
- the YPT1 gene encoding GTP-binding protein of the rab family (go_function GTP binding~go_process small GTPase mediated signal transduction), with protein sequence MNNEYDYLFKLLLIGDSGVGKSCLLLRFADDTYTPDYISTIGVDFKIRTIELDGKTIKLQIWDTAGQERFRTITSSYYRGAHGIIIVYDVTDQESFNNVKQWLQEIDRYATGGVMKLLVGNKADLSDKKIVEYTAAKEFADALDIPFLETSALSSTNVEQAFYTMARQIKAQMTSNVNANAASGANAGKSNVNLRGQSLTSGQTNSCC encoded by the coding sequence ATGAACAACGAATACGACTATTtattcaagttgttgttgatcGGCGACTCGGGCGTTGGCAAATCATGCTTACTTTTGAGATTCGCTGATGACACCTATACGCCAGACTACATTTCCACCATCGGTGTAGATTTCAAGATCAGAACGATTGAGTTGGACGGTAAGACCATCAAGTTACAGATCTGGGATACTGCTGGCCAAGAGCGTTTCAGAACCATCACGTCGTCATACTACCGAGGTGCTCACGGGATCATCATTGTGTATGATGTCACGGACCAAGAATCGTTCAACAACGTCAAGCAGTGGCTCCAAGAAATTGACCGTTATGCCACTGGCGGCgtgatgaagttgttggtggGTAACAAGGCAGACTTATCGGACAAGAAGATTGTCGAATACACGGCCGCTAAGGAGTTTGCGGATGCGCTTGACATTCCGTTTTTGGAAACTTCTGCTCTTTCGTCCACCAACGTTGAACAGGCCTTCTACACCATGGCTAGACAGATCAAGGCTCAGATGACCAGTAACGTCAACGCCAACGCTGCAAGTGGCGCCAACGCAGGTAAGTCCAATGTCAACTTGAGGGGCCAGTCGTTGACTTCTGGCCAAACAAATTCGTGTTGTTGA